TAGGTTGCGGGTTTAGCCCGGAGGCAATTAAAGCCGTTAACCCAGCAGTTGCACCAGGTAGCGCAACAACGTTTATCTCCTCTGCAATACACGCCACCACTAATTCATGACCGGGATCACTAATTGACGGCATGCCGGCGTCGCTTACTTGGGCAATATTTATTCCTTGCTGTAACAAAGTAATTAATTCTGGCACTCGTTCTTTAAAATTATGTTCATGTAAACTTTTTTGTGGTGTTTTAATTTCAAAATGATTCAATAATTTTTGTGTATTGCGAGTATCTTCACTGGCGATTAATTGTACCGTTTTTAACGTCTCCACGGCACGATACGTCATGTCTTGTAAATTGCCAATTGGTGTAGGTACCAAATAAAGCGTTCCGCTTATTGGACTTCCTTTAAAACTGCTTTGCTTTTGCACTTGTTATCACCTTTTCATAAAGTGAAAAAGAATTGATTGAAAAGGATAGAATTACCTTTTAATCAATTCCTCGTCACTTAATTTTGACTTTCACGATATAATACTTCCAAACAAAAAACGCATTGCTCGTCGTTTTCTCTTCTGGCACCATAGGATTCACGGCAAATATGAAAACCTTCTTCATAAATCTTTTCCAAGTTCATCCGGGATTTTGACATACCCTGTTTAACTTCTTCCGCGGCATTTTCTTCTTTTAACTCTTGCAAGTATTCCCGTAGTTTTTGATTTTCTAATTCTAAGGTTGTATTCTTCTCAACAATTTCTTGCAGGGCCGCTTTCATTGCTGTTAATTGCTGTAATGAACTCTCTAAATCTAACTCTAATTTACTTAATCCATCATAAATATCACGTTTGTCCATGCTCACTGGCATCACCTGCTTTTTTTGCTTCATCGGCTGTGGCAGCTAGACTGGCTACTTGTTGCGCCTTAAAGTCTTTTAGTTCCTCATAATGATACTCCACTGGCGTTTCTTTTTGGAATAGCCGCACTTTTACAATCCGACTTAATAAATTCAAACCGATAACTTTTCCCTTGCCATCTGGTGTCTCAATCTCTTTACCATAATCTGGTAATTCTCGTTTTGCCGCTTCATATTCATCATTTTCATATTTCAAACAGCACATTAAACGGCCACACAAACCAGAAATTTTGGTTGGGTTTAAAGATAAGCCTTGATCTTTAGCCATTTTAATCGAAACAGGAATAAAATCACCTAAAAAAGTCGTACAACATAACGGTCTACCGCAAGGCCCGATACCGCCTAATAATTTTGCTTCATCCCGTACACCGATTTGGCGCAACTCAATTCTTGTTCTAAACTCACTAGCTAAGTCTTTTACCAACTCACGAAAGTCAATTCGACCATCTGCTGTGAAGTAAAAAATCATTTTACTCCGGTCAAAAGTATATTCAACAGAGACTAGTTTCATCGCTAATTCATGTTGTCGTATTTTCTTTTTTCCAATCACAAAGGCCGCTTTTGCGTCTTCTTTGTTTTGGGCTGCTCGTTTTAATTCTGCGCTCGTTGCAATATGTAAAATCGGCAGCACTTCATCAGGTAAATCCCCACTGTCAATTTCCACTTTAGGAATGACAACTTCTGCCATTAATTTGACTTGTTGGGATTCAACTATCACTTTTTCTTCATAACGATACTCTTGATCTTTACCAGGACGATAATAATAAACGTGACCTGCTTCTTTATAGCGGACTCCCACTACTTCCATTTAATTCCCTCCCTTACTTTAAATTTTAAAAGCTCGGTAACTACTCCCTAAACTTTTTTATGAAAGACGAACAATCCGCAAAACCAATTGTTCACATACATTTTGAAAGGCAACATTGGCCCGTAATTTTTGTTCAGCTTGCAAGATCAACTCTAAAATACCGTTAACTTTTTGCAGCTGCGGCAAGTTTGCCACTTCTTTTTTTCGTTGTTGGCGAAAATAAAACAATAACATTTGTAATAATGTAAACTGTTGCTCTTTTTCTTTTGCCAAAGGCGCCAACTTCTTTTGAACAAAAATAAAGGCTTGTAAATCTGCTTTTTCAAGATAGCGATGCCAAGTTAAAACAGCATCCTTAGCACTATTAAACC
The DNA window shown above is from Enterococcus montenegrensis and carries:
- a CDS encoding DNA replication initiation control protein YabA, which encodes MDKRDIYDGLSKLELDLESSLQQLTAMKAALQEIVEKNTTLELENQKLREYLQELKEENAAEEVKQGMSKSRMNLEKIYEEGFHICRESYGARRENDEQCVFCLEVLYRESQN
- a CDS encoding PSP1 domain-containing protein, which gives rise to MEVVGVRYKEAGHVYYYRPGKDQEYRYEEKVIVESQQVKLMAEVVIPKVEIDSGDLPDEVLPILHIATSAELKRAAQNKEDAKAAFVIGKKKIRQHELAMKLVSVEYTFDRSKMIFYFTADGRIDFRELVKDLASEFRTRIELRQIGVRDEAKLLGGIGPCGRPLCCTTFLGDFIPVSIKMAKDQGLSLNPTKISGLCGRLMCCLKYENDEYEAAKRELPDYGKEIETPDGKGKVIGLNLLSRIVKVRLFQKETPVEYHYEELKDFKAQQVASLAATADEAKKAGDASEHGQT